In the Acidimicrobiales bacterium genome, CGACGACCACGGCCAGGCCCGCCGCGGCCAGGGTCTGGACGACCCGGTAGATCTCGGCCTTGGCGCCGACGTCGACGCCGCGGGTGGGCTCGTCGAGGAGCAGGACCCGGCACTGGCGCAGCAGCCAGCGGGCCAGCACGACCTTCTGCTGGTTGCCGCCCGACAGCTCGCCGACCAGCCGGTCGGGGTCGTCGGGGCTGGTCTGGAGGTCGCGCAGGTGGCGCTGGGCCTCGCGGCGCTCGGTGCGGCGGTCGAGCAGGCCGCGGTGGCGGAAACGGCGCAGGTCGGCGACCGACACGTTGCGCACCAGGTCCCACCCGGGCCACAGGCCCTGGGCCTTGCGCTCCTCGGGCGCCAGGCCGACGCCGGCGCGGGTGGCGACGTCGGGCCGCCCCGGGGGCAGGAGACGGTCGCCGACGGTGACGGTGCCGCCGGTGGGGTGGTCCATGCCGGCGACCAGCCGCAGCAGCTCGGTGCGCCCGGCGCCGACCAGGCCGCCGATGCCGAGGATCTCGCCCTCGCGCACCTCGAACGACACGCCGTGGACGGCCGGCGGGCGGGACAGGCCCTCCACCCGGAGGACGACCGGGCCCAACGTGCGGGTGGCGTCGCGCTCGGGGAACACGTCGGCGAACTGCCGGCCGACCATGGCGGCGACCAGGTCGGCCCGCGTCGTCGACGCCGGTAGATCGGATGCCACCGTGCGCCCGTCGCGCAGCACGGTGATGGTGTCGCCGATGCCGCCGACCTCCTCCAGCCGGTGCGAGATGTAGACGACGCCCACGCCCTCGGCGGCGAGCCGCCGGATGACCGTGAACAGCGTCTCCACCTCGTGGCGGCCGAGCACCGCGGAGGGCTCGTCCATGATCAGGAGCCGGGCGTCGCGGGTGAGCGCCCGGGCGATCGACACGAGCTGCTTGGCGGCCGGCGGCAGGCTGCCGACGAGGCGGCGGGGCGGGATCTCGGGGTGGCCGAGGCGCTCCAGCACCTGGGTGGTCCGGCGCCGGGCGACCCGCCGGTCGAGCAGCGGCCCCCGCCGCAGCTCGTGGCCGAGGAAGAGGTTGTCGGCCACGGTCAGGTCGTCGACGAGGTCGAGCTCCTGGTAGATGGTGGCCACGCCCCGGGCGAGGGCCGTGGCCGGGTCGCCGAGCGGCAGGGGAGCGCCCTCGACGAGGATCTGGCCGGCGGTCGGCGTGACCAGGCCGGCGATGCACTTGATGAGCGTGGACTTGCCGGCGCCGTTCTGGCCGACGAGGCAGTGCACCTGGCCGGCAGCGACGGTGAAGTCGACGCCGTCGAGCGCCCGCACGCCGGGGTAGTGCTTCACCAGACCCCGGACCTCCAGCAGCGGCGAGGTGGCGGCCGGGTCGCTCATGCGCTGGCCTCCTCGCTGGGTGGGGCGAGGGAGGCGTCGATGGCGGCGGCGCTGAGCACCTGCTCGACCACGGTGACGGCGCAGCCGACGACGCCGGCCCGGTCGTCGAGCCGGGTGTGGGCCACCTCCAGGTGCTGGGTCGCGAGGGCGGTGGAGCGGCGGTAGACGACCTCGCGCACGCCGGCGAAGAACTGCTCGTGGGCCTGGGCCAGGTCGCCGCCGATGACGATCACCGACGGGTTGAAGAAGTTGACCGCGCCGGCCAGCACCTCGCCGACCAGCCGCCCGGCCTGGCGCACGAGGGTGAGGGCCTGCTGGTTGCCGGCCCGGACGAGGGCGACGACGTCGCGGGTGTCGGCGGCCTCGATGCCCTGGGCCTGGAGCTGCTGGGCGAGCGCCCCGCCGCTGGCCACGGCCTCGACGCAGCCGACGTTGCCGCAGCGGCACACCACGTCGCCGGCGTCGGGGATCTGCACGTGGCCGAGGTCGCCGGCGGTGCCGTCGGCGCCCCGGTGGATCGCTCCGCCGGCGACGATGCCGCAGCCGATGCCGGTGGCGACCTTCACGAACAGCAGGTCGTCGATGCGCTGGCGCCAGTTGGCCCAGTACTCGCCGAGCGCCATCACGTTGACGTCGTTGTCGACCAGCACGGGCACGCCGGGGTAGGTGTCGGCGAACGCCGCGGGGATGGGTACGCCGTCCCAGCCGGGCATGATCGGCGGGCTGACCGAGCGGCCGGCGGCGAACTCGACCGGGCCGGGCACACCGATGCCGATGCCGCGCACGTCGGCGGCGGTGCGGCCGGTCTCGGCGAGCAGCTCGGCGAAGCGGTCCTGGAGCCAGGCGAGCACCACGTCGGGGCCGCTGGCGATGTTCATCTCGGCCGGGTGTTCGGCGAGCACCGTGCACTCCAGGTCGCTGAGGGCGACGCGGCAGTGGGTGGCGCCGAGGTCGGCGCAGAGGACCACGCCGCTGGCGGCGTCGAAGGCGAGCCGGGTGGGCGGTCGGCCCCCGGTCGACGTGCCGCCACCCTGCTCGACCAGCAGGCCGAGGCGCAGGAGAGCGTCGACGCGGTGTGACACGGTCGACCGGGCGAGGCCCGTCAGCCGGGCCAGGTCGGCGCGGCTGACAGCCTGGCCCTCGCGCACGAGCTGGAACAGGACGCCCGGCGTGAGGGTGTGCGAGCTGGTCGTCGGGCGCGGCGCCATGTGACGGTCGTAACACGACAACTTTGTTCGGTCAACGGTCAAAGCTTGGAAATTTATGGCAGAAGTTTGGCAACGATGCTTGTCATACGAACAAAGGCTGTCGTACGGTCCCCGCCATGGAGGGGCTGCGCACCGCCGTCGCCGGCACGGGGTTCATCGGCCGGGTGCACTGTCGCTCGGCCCGTCTGGCGGGGGCGCGGCTGGTCGGCGTCAGCGCTTCGACGCTCGCCTCGGCCGAGGCCGCCGCGAGCGAGCTGTGGGCCGACCGGGCCTTCGCGTCCAGCGAGGAGCTGGTCGAGGCCGACGACGTCGACGTGGTCCACATCTGCACCCCGAACCACCTGCACGAGCCGCTGGCCCTGAAGGCGCTGGCGGCCGGCAAGCACGTCGTCTGCGAGAAGCCGGTGGCGTTCGACGGCGAGGGCGCGGCCCGCATCGCCGCCGCGGCCGCCGCGGCCGGCCGAGTGGTCGCCGTGCCGTTCGTGTACCGGTTCCACC is a window encoding:
- a CDS encoding sugar ABC transporter ATP-binding protein; this encodes MSDPAATSPLLEVRGLVKHYPGVRALDGVDFTVAAGQVHCLVGQNGAGKSTLIKCIAGLVTPTAGQILVEGAPLPLGDPATALARGVATIYQELDLVDDLTVADNLFLGHELRRGPLLDRRVARRRTTQVLERLGHPEIPPRRLVGSLPPAAKQLVSIARALTRDARLLIMDEPSAVLGRHEVETLFTVIRRLAAEGVGVVYISHRLEEVGGIGDTITVLRDGRTVASDLPASTTRADLVAAMVGRQFADVFPERDATRTLGPVVLRVEGLSRPPAVHGVSFEVREGEILGIGGLVGAGRTELLRLVAGMDHPTGGTVTVGDRLLPPGRPDVATRAGVGLAPEERKAQGLWPGWDLVRNVSVADLRRFRHRGLLDRRTERREAQRHLRDLQTSPDDPDRLVGELSGGNQQKVVLARWLLRQCRVLLLDEPTRGVDVGAKAEIYRVVQTLAAAGLAVVVVSSELAELVGLCDRILVMADGRATATLDAASATEADLLQHALPLTEEAAAP
- a CDS encoding ROK family transcriptional regulator — encoded protein: MAPRPTTSSHTLTPGVLFQLVREGQAVSRADLARLTGLARSTVSHRVDALLRLGLLVEQGGGTSTGGRPPTRLAFDAASGVVLCADLGATHCRVALSDLECTVLAEHPAEMNIASGPDVVLAWLQDRFAELLAETGRTAADVRGIGIGVPGPVEFAAGRSVSPPIMPGWDGVPIPAAFADTYPGVPVLVDNDVNVMALGEYWANWRQRIDDLLFVKVATGIGCGIVAGGAIHRGADGTAGDLGHVQIPDAGDVVCRCGNVGCVEAVASGGALAQQLQAQGIEAADTRDVVALVRAGNQQALTLVRQAGRLVGEVLAGAVNFFNPSVIVIGGDLAQAHEQFFAGVREVVYRRSTALATQHLEVAHTRLDDRAGVVGCAVTVVEQVLSAAAIDASLAPPSEEASA